A single genomic interval of Cryptosporangium phraense harbors:
- a CDS encoding DUF998 domain-containing protein, with the protein MKTLLGALALATAGLAFFVGQLVVQSAWTTPFSWADNNISDLGMVSCGDWGDPARYVCSPWHAGMNAVFVANGILIAIGALLAVPRRLARVLLLAAAVGCVLVGLAPADLDENRHVLGAALVFVLGNAGIIAVRKPLPVVLGAVGLVATGLHLSRHGLGLGVAGMERLAVFPLFAWFLIEGVRLVAARRIPSERADAA; encoded by the coding sequence GTGAAAACACTTCTCGGCGCCCTCGCCCTGGCGACGGCCGGGCTCGCGTTCTTCGTCGGCCAGCTCGTCGTCCAGTCGGCCTGGACCACCCCGTTCAGCTGGGCCGACAACAACATCAGCGACCTGGGCATGGTGTCCTGCGGCGACTGGGGCGACCCGGCCCGGTACGTCTGCTCGCCGTGGCACGCCGGCATGAACGCGGTGTTCGTCGCCAACGGGATCCTGATCGCGATCGGGGCGCTCCTCGCGGTGCCCCGCCGGCTGGCCCGGGTCCTGTTGCTCGCGGCCGCGGTCGGGTGCGTGCTGGTCGGCCTGGCGCCCGCCGACCTCGACGAGAACCGGCACGTGCTCGGGGCCGCGCTCGTGTTCGTGCTCGGCAACGCCGGGATCATCGCGGTCCGGAAGCCGCTGCCGGTCGTGCTGGGAGCCGTCGGCCTGGTCGCCACCGGGCTGCACCTCAGCCGGCACGGGCTGGGGCTCGGCGTGGCCGGGATGGAGCGCCTGGCGGTGTTCCCGCTGTTCGCCTGGTTCCTGATCGAGGGCGTGCGGCTCGTCGCGGCCCGCCGGATACCGTCGGAACGTGCTGACGCTGCCTGA
- the hrpB gene encoding ATP-dependent helicase HrpB produces MLTLPDLPVRPALPRIVDALADGGAAVLVAPPGSGKTTLVPLALAAGIDRRIVVAEPRRVAARAAAARMASLLGERVGETVGYTVRGDRTTGPRTRIDVVTTGVLVRRLQRDPELPGVGAVILDEIHERHLDSNLALAFTQDARGTLRPDLSLLATSATVASERLSELLGGPVLEVPGSPHPVRTVWCPPPVALQGRTDPRLLDHVAAVVRRALSETDGDLLVFLPGAAEIGGVSRRLGSVDATVAVLHGRLASRDQDAVLRPAAGRRRIVLATAVAESSLTVPGVRVVVDAGLARVPRMDQGRGLGALVTVPESRATATQRAGRAGREAPGTVYRCWSEADHARMPAWPEPEIAAADLTPFALDLACWGTPSGEGLALPDPPPPAAMEVARTTLRALGALDTDGRVTPRGRTLATMGVHPRLARALLDGGPVVGPRRAAEVVALLADDTLTSGASDLTAAWRVLRDGSIPDRARRWRDEAGRLAASAREADPAAPADRPAGERGPAAPVDRRSPAAPVGRRSPAAAGLPDDLAAGLIVGMAYPERLALRRADAGRSYLMAGGTAADLAEASSLGGTRWLAIAVADRSPGHANARIRLAVAIDEATAVDAGSNLLTTEDEIRWDDGELLSRRIDKLGAIPLAERAIDPDVNIRADAVLAGVKKEGLNRLRWDTDARVLRERLAFAHAALGPPWPAMDDGTLLDRAAEWLGPDLTRVRRRADLAKVDAGAALRRLLPWPEAARLDELVPERLAVPSGSKIRVDYRDPAAPVLAVKVQEAFGWTATPTVAGVPVRLHLLSPAGRPVAVTSDLESFWRTGYPSVRAELRGRYPKHPWPDDPTTATPTRRTTRPR; encoded by the coding sequence GTGCTGACGCTGCCTGACCTCCCCGTGCGTCCGGCGCTGCCACGGATCGTGGACGCGCTGGCCGACGGGGGAGCGGCGGTGCTCGTCGCCCCGCCCGGCAGCGGAAAGACGACGCTGGTGCCGCTCGCACTCGCGGCCGGCATCGACCGGAGGATCGTCGTCGCCGAGCCGCGCCGGGTGGCCGCCAGGGCGGCGGCGGCCCGGATGGCGTCGCTGCTGGGGGAGCGGGTCGGCGAGACCGTCGGGTACACGGTCCGGGGCGACCGCACGACCGGCCCGCGCACCCGCATCGACGTGGTCACGACCGGGGTGCTGGTCCGCCGCCTGCAACGCGACCCGGAGCTGCCGGGCGTCGGCGCGGTGATCCTCGACGAGATCCACGAGCGTCACCTCGACTCCAACCTCGCGCTCGCGTTCACCCAGGACGCCAGGGGAACGCTGCGGCCGGACCTCTCGCTGCTGGCCACGTCCGCGACCGTGGCGTCGGAGCGGCTGTCGGAGCTCCTCGGCGGTCCGGTGCTCGAGGTCCCGGGCTCACCGCACCCGGTGCGCACGGTCTGGTGCCCACCGCCGGTCGCGCTCCAGGGCCGGACCGACCCGCGGCTGCTCGACCACGTCGCCGCGGTGGTGCGCCGGGCGTTGTCGGAGACCGACGGCGACCTGCTGGTCTTCCTGCCCGGCGCAGCCGAGATCGGCGGCGTTTCCCGCCGTCTCGGCTCGGTCGACGCGACGGTCGCGGTCCTGCACGGGCGCCTGGCCTCGCGCGATCAGGACGCCGTCCTGCGGCCGGCGGCCGGGAGGCGTCGAATCGTGCTGGCGACCGCGGTCGCCGAGAGCAGCCTGACCGTGCCCGGGGTCCGGGTCGTGGTTGACGCCGGGCTGGCCCGGGTGCCCCGGATGGACCAGGGACGGGGCCTCGGCGCGCTGGTGACCGTGCCCGAATCCCGGGCGACCGCGACCCAGCGAGCCGGTCGCGCGGGCCGGGAAGCGCCCGGGACCGTGTACCGGTGTTGGTCGGAGGCCGATCACGCGCGGATGCCGGCCTGGCCCGAGCCGGAGATCGCGGCCGCCGACCTGACGCCGTTCGCCCTCGACCTGGCCTGCTGGGGGACGCCGTCCGGCGAGGGCCTCGCGCTGCCCGATCCGCCGCCGCCCGCCGCGATGGAGGTGGCGCGCACGACGTTGCGGGCCCTCGGCGCCCTCGACACCGACGGCCGGGTGACGCCCCGCGGCCGGACACTCGCCACGATGGGCGTCCACCCCCGGCTGGCCCGGGCGCTGCTCGACGGCGGTCCGGTGGTAGGCCCGCGCCGGGCCGCCGAGGTCGTGGCGCTGCTGGCCGACGACACGCTCACCAGCGGCGCGAGCGACCTGACCGCGGCCTGGCGGGTACTCCGCGACGGCTCGATCCCCGACCGGGCCCGCCGCTGGCGCGACGAGGCCGGCCGCCTGGCGGCGTCGGCGCGCGAGGCCGATCCCGCGGCACCGGCGGACCGCCCCGCCGGCGAGCGCGGACCGGCCGCGCCCGTCGATCGGCGGAGCCCGGCGGCGCCCGTCGGTCGGCGGAGCCCGGCCGCGGCCGGGCTCCCGGACGATCTGGCGGCCGGCCTGATCGTCGGGATGGCCTACCCCGAGCGGCTCGCGCTGCGCCGGGCGGACGCCGGCCGGAGTTACCTGATGGCCGGCGGCACCGCGGCCGACCTCGCGGAAGCGTCCTCCCTCGGCGGCACTCGCTGGCTGGCGATCGCGGTCGCCGACCGCTCGCCCGGGCACGCCAACGCCCGGATCCGGCTCGCGGTCGCGATCGACGAGGCCACCGCGGTCGACGCCGGGTCCAACCTCCTCACCACCGAGGACGAGATCCGCTGGGACGACGGCGAGCTGCTCTCCCGGCGAATCGACAAGCTCGGCGCGATCCCGCTGGCCGAGCGCGCGATCGACCCGGACGTCAACATACGGGCGGACGCCGTCCTGGCCGGCGTCAAAAAAGAGGGCCTGAACCGGCTGCGGTGGGACACGGACGCGCGCGTCCTGCGGGAGCGCCTGGCGTTCGCCCACGCCGCCCTCGGGCCGCCCTGGCCGGCCATGGACGACGGGACGCTGCTGGACCGGGCCGCGGAGTGGCTCGGCCCGGACCTGACCCGGGTCCGCCGCCGGGCCGACCTGGCCAAGGTCGACGCCGGAGCCGCGCTGCGGCGGCTGCTGCCCTGGCCCGAGGCGGCCCGCCTCGACGAGCTCGTCCCCGAGCGCCTGGCGGTACCCAGCGGATCGAAGATCCGCGTCGACTACCGCGACCCGGCCGCGCCGGTGCTCGCGGTCAAGGTGCAGGAGGCGTTCGGCTGGACCGCGACCCCGACGGTGGCGGGCGTCCCGGTCCGCCTGCACCTGCTCTCACCGGCCGGACGTCCGGTCGCGGTGACGTCGGACCTGGAGTCGTTCTGGCGCACCGGCTACCCCAGCGTGCGGGCCGAGCTCCGCGGCCGGTACCCGAAACACCCCTGGCCCGACGACCCGACGACGGCGACGCCGACTAGGCGGACCACCCGTCCCCGATAG
- a CDS encoding TetR/AcrR family transcriptional regulator has product MTAPLTRRERLRAETVEEIQTTARRMLVTEGYDGLSLRAIARAMGMSAPALYRYYASREDLIAALVAELKLELTESLEQVRDAETELVKKLLAVSREFRRWAMAYPAEFTLVFTSSAIGLDRPSDGSVDPTGERFGQVFGNLITELFLTRPFPIPADDEIEPQLREQLQTWNDCFPQPLPLGVTQVFLSAWIRLYGTVSMEVFGQLKFALSDAGPMFEAELRSLADVLGISELYRAPAIGDGWSA; this is encoded by the coding sequence GTGACTGCACCGCTCACTCGTCGCGAGAGGCTCCGGGCCGAAACGGTCGAGGAGATCCAGACCACCGCGCGCCGAATGCTGGTCACCGAGGGGTACGACGGGCTCTCGCTGCGCGCGATAGCCCGGGCGATGGGGATGTCCGCGCCGGCGCTGTACCGCTACTACGCGAGCCGCGAAGACCTGATCGCCGCGCTGGTCGCCGAGCTGAAACTCGAGCTGACCGAGTCGCTGGAGCAGGTCCGCGACGCCGAGACCGAGCTGGTCAAGAAGCTGCTGGCGGTCAGCCGCGAGTTCCGCCGCTGGGCGATGGCCTATCCGGCCGAGTTCACGCTGGTGTTCACCAGCTCGGCGATCGGGCTGGACCGGCCGTCCGACGGCTCGGTCGACCCCACCGGCGAGCGGTTCGGCCAGGTCTTCGGCAACCTGATCACCGAGCTGTTCCTGACCCGGCCGTTCCCGATCCCGGCCGACGACGAGATCGAGCCCCAGCTGCGCGAACAGCTCCAGACCTGGAACGACTGCTTCCCGCAGCCGCTACCCCTGGGCGTCACCCAAGTCTTCCTGAGCGCCTGGATCCGGCTCTACGGCACGGTGTCGATGGAGGTGTTCGGGCAGCTCAAGTTCGCGCTCTCGGACGCCGGGCCGATGTTCGAGGCCGAGCTGCGCAGCCTGGCCGACGTCCTCGGCATCAGCGAGCTCTACCGGGCACCGGCTATCGGGGACGGGTGGTCCGCCTAG
- a CDS encoding ATP-grasp domain-containing protein, with protein MGSRIAFVTATETPVPDTELSLLPDAAARAGLDADVVAWDDPAVAWERYDLALIRSTWNYPAKLAQFQAWADATGAVTRLVNDPAIVRWNSVKTYLGDLAAAGVPTVPTTFLTPGVDLPSYDDFVVKPTVGGGARGARRFRSPDGAPEHVRGLQDAGFTAMVQPYQRRVETDGERAIVYVGGEFSHAIVKGAVLVTASGLRGEQSHPDPRPYTPSDAEHALARAVLASAPVPPLYGRIDLVLDDAGQPIVMEAELIEPHLFLTSAPGAEDRLLAAVKRLLGG; from the coding sequence ATGGGTTCACGGATCGCCTTCGTCACGGCCACCGAAACGCCGGTGCCGGACACCGAGTTGTCGCTGCTCCCGGACGCCGCCGCGCGGGCCGGGCTGGACGCCGACGTGGTCGCGTGGGACGACCCGGCGGTCGCGTGGGAGCGGTACGACCTGGCGCTGATCCGCTCGACCTGGAACTACCCGGCGAAGCTCGCGCAGTTCCAGGCCTGGGCGGACGCGACCGGCGCGGTGACCCGGCTGGTGAACGACCCGGCGATCGTCCGGTGGAACTCGGTGAAGACGTACCTCGGTGACCTGGCCGCGGCCGGTGTACCGACCGTCCCGACGACGTTCCTGACGCCGGGCGTCGACCTGCCGTCCTACGACGACTTCGTGGTGAAGCCGACCGTCGGCGGAGGTGCCCGGGGCGCCCGGCGTTTCCGGAGTCCGGACGGTGCTCCCGAGCACGTCCGCGGGTTGCAGGACGCCGGGTTCACCGCGATGGTGCAGCCGTACCAGCGGCGGGTGGAGACCGACGGCGAGCGGGCGATCGTCTACGTCGGAGGCGAGTTCAGCCATGCGATCGTGAAGGGTGCGGTGCTCGTGACGGCGTCCGGGCTGCGGGGCGAACAGTCTCATCCCGACCCGCGGCCGTACACGCCCAGCGACGCCGAGCACGCGCTGGCCCGCGCGGTGCTGGCGTCCGCGCCGGTGCCGCCGCTGTACGGCCGGATCGACCTGGTGCTGGACGACGCCGGGCAGCCGATCGTCATGGAAGCGGAGCTGATCGAGCCGCACCTGTTCCTGACGTCGGCCCCCGGGGCGGAGGACCGGCTGCTGGCCGCGGTAAAGCGGTTGCTCGGCGGGTGA